The [Bacillus] selenitireducens MLS10 genome includes a region encoding these proteins:
- a CDS encoding transketolase C-terminal domain-containing protein — protein MAMTEENVKKVSNEQVETFESGNEMAAMAAAQINYHLMGYFPITPSTEVAQYLDMMASKGMHDIELIAADGEHGSAGICFGAATTGARVFNATSANGFLYMIEQLPVQSGLRFPMVLNLVTRAVSGPLDIRGDHSDLYYGLNTGWVILTARTPQAVYDMNIMALKIAENSEVRLPVIVAYDGFFTSHQKRRVNMFKERETVQSFVGEAPKGYPVSIDKDNPVTIGAHMDGNDLTNNHFQQSEALYKAYDVYKEVAAEYEQISGRSYDILDTYGMEDAEVALFLLNSAAETAKDVVDKLRAKGVKAGVVSPNIIRPFPADDIREVFKNVKTVLIGERADSYGGNGANLSHELKSALQEDLDNQTKVISRVFGMGGKDFYSDDAEAFFQMAIDATEDPSTVKNFDYYGHTPGNKELELQPVIEPMTVESYNSGLINVKQDEETNKLKVRIPPLRQLTSKPKRFASGHGACPGCGIFPGLELFFKGIEGDAVILFHTGCGYVVTSAYPHSSHKQTMIHNLFQSGPATLSGTVEAFFEMKERGEVDIDDDFTFVMITGDGGMDIGMGSAIGTALRNHKMIILEYDNEGYMNTGSQMSYSTPIGHMTSTTGVGKKQQGKAFHHKDTAQIMASTNIPYVFTGTEAYPQDLIKKAAKAQWYAQNEGLVYGKILITCPLNWKSNDRDGEKIMKAAVESCFFPLYEIEQGETNITYDPEAKNKRVELSEWLGYMGKTKHLLKEENKAIYDDFVNEVDRRWNKLKVKHETPMI, from the coding sequence ATGGCAATGACAGAGGAAAATGTAAAAAAAGTATCTAACGAACAGGTTGAAACGTTCGAATCAGGTAACGAAATGGCTGCCATGGCGGCAGCGCAAATCAACTATCACTTAATGGGATATTTCCCGATTACACCTTCTACCGAAGTCGCTCAGTATCTGGACATGATGGCATCAAAAGGCATGCATGATATTGAATTGATCGCAGCCGACGGTGAACACGGTTCTGCCGGCATCTGTTTTGGAGCCGCCACAACAGGTGCACGGGTCTTTAACGCGACCAGTGCCAACGGGTTCCTCTATATGATCGAACAGCTGCCGGTTCAGTCAGGGCTTCGCTTTCCAATGGTCCTGAACCTGGTTACACGCGCTGTCAGTGGCCCGCTCGATATTCGCGGTGATCACTCAGATCTTTATTACGGTCTGAATACAGGATGGGTTATTCTCACAGCCAGAACGCCTCAGGCTGTCTATGACATGAACATCATGGCTCTTAAAATTGCAGAAAACTCTGAAGTCCGTCTCCCGGTTATTGTTGCTTATGACGGGTTCTTCACCTCTCACCAGAAGCGCCGTGTCAACATGTTCAAAGAGAGAGAAACCGTGCAGTCGTTCGTTGGTGAAGCACCAAAAGGATACCCGGTTTCCATCGATAAAGACAACCCTGTCACAATCGGTGCACACATGGATGGCAATGACTTAACGAATAACCATTTCCAGCAGTCTGAAGCGCTCTATAAAGCTTATGACGTCTATAAAGAGGTCGCTGCAGAATATGAGCAAATTTCAGGAAGAAGCTATGACATCCTTGACACGTATGGCATGGAAGATGCAGAAGTCGCCCTCTTCCTGTTGAACTCAGCTGCCGAAACGGCAAAAGATGTTGTCGATAAGCTCCGTGCAAAAGGAGTTAAAGCAGGTGTCGTCAGCCCGAACATCATCCGACCATTCCCTGCCGATGACATTCGGGAAGTGTTCAAGAATGTCAAAACCGTTCTAATCGGTGAACGTGCTGATTCTTATGGCGGAAATGGTGCCAACCTGTCTCACGAACTCAAGTCTGCACTTCAGGAAGATCTTGATAATCAGACAAAAGTCATCAGCCGTGTATTCGGTATGGGTGGTAAGGACTTCTATTCCGATGATGCAGAAGCATTTTTCCAAATGGCCATCGATGCTACAGAAGATCCGTCAACTGTGAAGAACTTTGACTACTACGGCCATACGCCAGGTAACAAGGAACTTGAACTCCAGCCGGTTATTGAACCGATGACGGTTGAAAGCTACAATTCCGGGTTAATCAATGTCAAGCAGGACGAAGAGACTAATAAACTGAAGGTGCGCATTCCGCCACTGCGTCAGTTGACCAGTAAACCGAAACGCTTTGCTTCCGGCCACGGGGCATGTCCGGGCTGCGGGATCTTCCCGGGTCTTGAGCTCTTCTTCAAAGGCATTGAAGGAGACGCGGTCATCCTGTTCCACACGGGTTGCGGCTATGTTGTCACATCAGCCTACCCACACAGCTCGCACAAGCAAACAATGATTCACAATCTGTTCCAAAGTGGCCCGGCTACCTTGTCAGGTACAGTTGAAGCATTCTTTGAAATGAAAGAGCGTGGCGAAGTGGATATTGATGATGACTTTACATTTGTGATGATCACCGGTGACGGCGGTATGGATATCGGAATGGGATCGGCCATTGGTACAGCTTTGAGAAATCACAAAATGATTATTCTTGAGTATGATAATGAAGGCTATATGAACACTGGTTCCCAAATGTCTTATTCAACGCCAATCGGTCACATGACAAGTACGACAGGCGTCGGCAAAAAACAGCAGGGTAAAGCCTTCCACCATAAAGACACCGCGCAAATCATGGCATCCACAAATATTCCTTACGTTTTCACAGGTACTGAAGCATATCCTCAGGACCTGATCAAGAAAGCAGCAAAGGCACAGTGGTATGCACAAAATGAAGGCCTTGTGTATGGTAAAATTCTCATCACCTGCCCGCTCAATTGGAAGAGCAACGACCGTGACGGTGAAAAAATCATGAAAGCTGCCGTCGAATCCTGCTTCTTCCCGCTCTATGAAATCGAGCAGGGGGAAACAAACATCACGTACGATCCTGAAGCAAAGAACAAGCGTGTAGAGCTTTCAGAATGGCTCGGTTACATGGGTAAAACCAAGCACCTCCTCAAAGAAGAGAACAAAGCGATTTACGATGATTTCGTCAACGAAGTCGATCGTCGCTGGAACAAGCTGAAAGTCAAACACGAAACACCTATGATTTAA
- the yhfH gene encoding protein YhfH, which produces MISSVEFFENLPPKECASCGDVIDEMHECYGNDCQTCAEEKVL; this is translated from the coding sequence ATGATTTCCAGTGTTGAATTTTTTGAAAATCTACCACCAAAAGAATGTGCGAGCTGCGGGGATGTCATTGATGAAATGCATGAATGTTACGGAAACGATTGTCAAACGTGCGCAGAGGAAAAAGTCCTTTAA